GATGAGAAAAATATTATTCAAATTGTTGGATTAAGTTAGAAAATGCACCATGGACGGTGGTGATTTGAAGTTGACTCCAAAAAATGTTATCATGGTGTTTCTCTTTTTGACTGAAAGTACTTTTTTAATCTTATTCTTTTCCTATTTAAGCAAATAAGATGCAAGTGTTGTGGATCTTGAGGAGACATCCAATTATTTTTGAGATATAACTCTACATTTATCTAGTATAGTCTAGTGTCATAGCCATGAAGCCTAAATGAGCATTTACTTAAAAAGCAGAAAGATATGGAGTGCTAATGCGTGTTTGGACCAAGGAGTTCGGAAGTAGGGAGTTAGGAAGTGTGTAGTTGTAACTCTACTTATTAATCTCTTACTCTATTAGCCCCAAAAGTTCACAAGTGCCCAGACTTCACAACCCCACACATTACCTTAAACACCCCCTTTAGGGATAACAAACTTCTAGATATCTCCATATGATATATATATGAATTGTACACTTTGGATAGAAACCTTAAGCTCGATGGGACTTGGGTCACATTCCTAAAATAGAGTCCGATCAAAGAATGCTAAACTTATATAGCAAACGTTGGACTAATCTTATTTTCAATTAGTTTTAAGATGAAACTTTACGAAAAGGAAtgatgagaagaagaagattctTGTTATTGTGGGAACCACGTGGCATATTCCACATTGCATGCAACACCAACACCAACACTATTTTATGCTTTTGACCTTCTTCAAGGTATAAAGAGCTACGTGGGTTGCCTAAAATCACTTTGAAACTCACTAACTTTTGGCCGCCCATTAAGAAAAAGGTAAACAATGAACAccgtgaaaaagaaaaagagaagttttttttttttttttttttcttttttggtcttTGGAAACAAAACCCACCTTTAGATCAATTGAAAGAAATTAGGATCTAGAATCTTGTTCCTCCACTTTGTGGGTCCCCAACTAGATTTTAACTTCCCTCCACTTCATTGACATCATATTCATGATTGATCTGTTGCACAACCAGTAAAAGTAAGGGTCCCTCCATTCTGTCCCCTCTTCCATACTGTTTGTcagatttatttttcttctctctctttgttAAGAAATTGACAATTAGAATCGACACAGAGATTTATGTGGTTACACTGATACCTGCTGTCATGGGGCAAAGGGAGAACACAGTTTATTATTAGAGACAACATTTAGTCGGATGCTTTTGTAGGGTTAGAGATTTTATATGGCACTTTtctaaacttttgaaaaaaaaaatcatcaatagtgtaaataatataaatagtGAAACTACGTACTTGGTTGTTCATAGCGCTAGATAGTAGATTCTAAAGTATTATGACAGTCTGACGGGtgttcatatttttaataatgagGTTTTAGGAAACAGAATCTGAAAATTAATGCTTAATTCGATTGATTTCTTCAAGATCTAGGCTTCTGGGAATCTGAGATGGTTGTCTCTAATTTGAAAGTTTGATGTTGGTTTATATAATGGTTTTAATGCAGTGGTGATCCGACAATGTATGAGCAATATTGGAAGCCAATGGGGGACAAGACTACAATAGTTATCCCTGGATGGCAATCAATGAGCTATTTTTCTGATGTTACGAACCTTTGTTGGTTCATGGAGCCTGAATTTGCCAAGCAAATTGTCAGGATACATAAGGTGGTCGGTAACGCCGTGACTGAGGGGAGGCACATTGTTGTTGGGACGGGATCATCTCAACTTCTCTTAGCTGCCCTCTATGCGTTGTCCCCACAAGATTCTTCGAACCCAATCAGCGTGGTCTCTGCAGCCCCGTACTACTCGGTGAGATTAATTGAATAGGACACATGGTTCTGTTTGATTCTGTTTGTTGCCTTGCTTCTTGTTCAACAAATTATAGTTTAATCTAGAATCTTATAAAGTCAATAGCggtttcttttatttgtttattctGTTTTGGAGGTTCATTCTTTATTCTGAATAGTTGTACCACATGCATTGTCTGAAATCTTCTTTAATGATGGGAGGACTGAGGAACAGGAACTTATATGTATTTATTTGCAATGTCGAGGAATTAAAACATGTTCCTTTGATTAAAGTGGCACAGTCTGGAAAAATTCATAGTTGTATAACAGTTAATTAGGTCTTTCACTTAGCCTTTGACCGATCCAAAGCAATAACACATTGCTTTCTTGTAGGAATTGTAAAATGTTTCTGTTATCTTGAACTGATATGAATGTTAGAAAATGATTGACTGAACCTAATCAAATGAATTGCAGTCTTACCCTTTAATGACCGATTGTGTTAAGTCGGGGATCCACAAATGGGCCGGTGATGCGAAGATATTTGACAAGGATGAGCCTTACATTGAATTGGTCACCTCCCCCAACAATCCTGATGGCTTTGTTCGACATCCCATGGTGAACCGAACTGGTGGTATATTGGTCCACGACCTTGCTTATTATTGGCCACAATATACGCCAATATCCACCCCGGCTGACAACGACTTGTCACTTTTCACCGTGTCAAAAAGTACTGGTCATGCTGGGTTGCGTATTGGGTTAGTTAGCTACGAACCGTTTCATGACTATGCGTATGAAGTCATCTTCAAATTCTAATGTCATTATTCTTCCAAATTTCAGGTGGGCTCTTGTGAAGGATGTTGAAGTTGCAAAGAGAATGATCAAATTCATAGAGCTGAATACGATTGGTGTGTCTAAAGACTCGCAGCTTCGAGCTGCCAAAGTTCTCGAAGTAGTATCTGACAGTTGTGAACAAGCCGGTGGTTCGGAGTATACGGAATCCTTCTTCCATTTCAGCCACACCGTCATGACCGAGCGATGGAGGCTGCTAAGGGAGGCAGTGAAGCGCAGCGGCCTATTTAGTTTGCCTAATTTTTCTCCTGCACATTGCAACTTCTTTGACAACAACTTGGGAACTCAACCTGGCAAGAACAACAAAATCTTTGTATACATggtttattttttccttaaagtTGTGCAATCTTAGATTATTGAACGTGTGTTTTGTTCCATTATTCTTGCAGCATTCGCGTGGTTAAAATGTGATAAAGACAACGTTGAAGATTGCGAGAGCTTTCTCCGAGGCCACAAGATTCTCACACGTGGCGGAAAGCATTTCGGCGTTGGCTCAAAATATGTTCGAATTAGCATGTTGGATCGTGAACAAACCTACAATTTATTTATAGAAAGACTGTCTCAGATCAGGTCATGACATCTGATATTGGTAAAGGGGCTGTGATGGCATTAGAGGTTGAAAGAAGCAGAGGGGGTTTTTGGGCTTGCAAATGTAAATTTCAATATGAAAATGAGAAAAAGGGAAGTATTTGTTATTGATTATGGATGCAAGATCtcaatttattataataataataatattattttttagaaaaactttGTAGGTTTATTGCTCTGTTCTCTATTTTCATTCTTGCTATTGAGAAAAAATACGATGCAGTGACGATGTTTTATTGATGTTAAAAGTGAGCTTAAATTAGTGGTAGTTGATGTGTAATCATCTTCTCGAGAGTTCGATATACTAGTTGTActtttaatagaatttaaatTTAGTCCATTATTAAGAAATTGTCCAATATAATATTTGTATTATCAACATAAAGTACAATGACAtctctttaatatatatatatatattagtaatTCCACTAGTTAGTGTTCggtttaaaatttttattatcgTGCGTGTCTACTTAGGAGAAACTAAATGGACAATTACCTAAATTAAAAGTTTTTAAGTGGTAACATTAGGTGAAATGCATATTactgaaattaattaataaattaacaatgatattattattaaatttctttaatttcctCATCACCGATTTGCGAGTACAAAATTGTCAATATTACTACTTGAAAGTTAGAAGTTGGATACTTTTATTCCACTAACTATGTTCTACTTAAAAGTTTAATTCTTCATTTTAGTCCTTCACTTTGAAACTTGTTTAATCATATTTTTGGTAGTTCATAGACTTAGATTtagatataaatattttgttgtattttgtaaatataaaaattcGTAGTTATTATccaaccatttttttaaaataatttaataaacaaaatttaagGTTTAGTGTAGGGActaaaattggaataaagaatGAAAACGAAAAAGCTTTAATGACCAAAATTAGATCTTATATTGCAGGTTCTGTTAGAGAGCCGTTTCTTTTACACAATATTGAGCAGCTTTTTTCGTTAACCTATTTTGATTTTCGGTAGTTATGATTTCTCCGTATAATAGGAAAAGGTTTAGGTGTATTCCTTTTACACTCAACACGTGTCAATCACTTTTGTATCCTTAAATTTCTTTTACCGAATGAGTGAAATATATAATCTTTCTGAATCACTTTCTAAACTTTCATTATTGTAACAAtctaatataatttaaattcatATACCCTCAATTTTCTATTAATTTACTTCTCCAACTTTACTAAATTTGTTATGGTTTTGTTCCTATTTTAAGATCATGTGAAATTGGCATCTAATTCTAATAGAAAATTTTACATTAAGGTTTGAAATTCAAATGTTTTGATATAATTTAGTGCAACATAAAGCTACACCCAAACATGGTCTTATTCAATGTGGTGgagtgtctatatatatatatatatatatatatatgaacgTGTATTCTTTTCCTTTGTATATGAATATGGAACAGTGAGAGTTTGCACATTTTCCCGGAAAATCGTGGCGGGATTTTTTGATTcttgagaaagaaagaaaaagaaaattcttttgtCGGATGTGTTTTACAGATTGCTCTTCATCCTTTTTGATTCTGTTTTTCCAATTTCGCTTTCTCACTTCTCTCTCTTTACTTCTATTCCTTTGAAGCTTAAAAAATGGCGACTAAACTGTAATACCCATTTCGGCTTTCGGTTTAAGCAAATCATTTTCGTCATTCTATTTTTGGGAAAAGTTTGTTCAAAATGGCGAAAGCTGATTTCAAAATTTGAACTTTAACGAGTTCAGAAGAACCGGTATGGTTTGTTTTCGAAACTGTTATTTAAAGTCCAAAAAACTTCAATATTCAACTACATTTTAGTGATGATTACTTCATTGAATGTGCAAGAGAAGAAAATGTTCATAATTTCTGGATTCTGCATGCCTTGAAAACTTAAATCCCTTGTATAAATCTACAATCCATTTGGCGTTTTGGcactttcttattttttttttttatcttcctcTTTTGCTATATATTCTCCCTTTTCCCTTTTCCCTTCATTAATATTTCTCATTCACACcgattccttcttcttctttgctctgtttcttctttttcaatactctgttttttttaagaaaaccaATGGGTGTGGTTTCACTGAGGAATTTCTTCGTACTGTCTCTAGCTTTGAATGTGAGTTTGATTTTAAAAGCTGTAAATCAGAATGAGAACCTCCATAGTGGAGCTTCAATAGCGGTCGAGAAAGGGGCTAAAGTTGCCAAAATGACATTTTTGTCCTTACCTTCTCTGTCATCTCCATCAGCGGCTGCTCCTGAAACTCAAACGCCTCTTGCTA
The sequence above is drawn from the Cucumis melo cultivar AY chromosome 2, USDA_Cmelo_AY_1.0, whole genome shotgun sequence genome and encodes:
- the LOC103502384 gene encoding tryptophan aminotransferase-related protein 2-like yields the protein MGLVSLRNFFVLSLALNVSLILRAINQNEKLHSGALMAVEKGAKVAQMTFLSFPSLSSPSAAAPETQTPLGRERVVNLDHGDPTMYEQYWKPMGDKTTIVIPGWQSMSYFSDVTNLCWFMEPEFAKQIVRIHKVVGNAVTEGRHIVVGTGSSQLLLAALYALSPQDSSNPISVVSAAPYYSSYPLMTDCVKSGIHKWAGDAKIFDKDEPYIELVTSPNNPDGFVRHPMVNRTGGILVHDLAYYWPQYTPISTPADNDLSLFTVSKSTGHAGLRIGWALVKDVEVAKRMIKFIELNTIGVSKDSQLRAAKVLEVVSDSCEQAGGSEYTESFFHFSHTVMTERWRLLREAVKRSGLFSLPNFSPAHCNFFDNNLGTQPAFAWLKCDKDNVEDCESFLRGHKILTRGGKHFGVGSKYVRISMLDREQTYNLFIERLSQIRS